Proteins co-encoded in one Bombus pyrosoma isolate SC7728 linkage group LG4, ASM1482585v1, whole genome shotgun sequence genomic window:
- the LOC122566825 gene encoding BRCA2-interacting transcriptional repressor EMSY isoform X4 encodes MWPMRHETMTRDECRKCLRCLELEAYGNMVSVLRAQGPFTSEKQKLLQELAKVLHISNERHRAEVRRAVNDEKLATIAEQLSGPNTGTDWTIEGRRAIPLLPRLKARSAFTTLANSLSLATVAANKRNLHVHEIAEDAKDIRNESPVKVKVQENSFSNHEFASSEDKLSDENVLTEVTESDRNKEVNNHSNTSDSSEKYIISEKRKPSSPLSPAPPNKVLVVSSSSIGTFNHGTADKGSLENTIHLSRIPTNSLQHQNVTIIPLNINCGENITESKESVVQESASNHSVIPAGNFVNTVIPVGTSITKAKGRVITTQNKLNTKIGSAILVSGNMSCTTGNKFQPDVQDVSTQDSLSPKVSVSHTLQKPSSSENSNSVTSSTKCIVPVIHSNIKPPIPKTITSSNSHRLMAVCPVTTVSNGPGPPQAKQITTLTCKKLSSTLNNQTTAKGVTLNSNKTVNISHHPDTKLGSKTNVIVIQKGQTKGVTLSQAGKEVLGKVIMGGKSLCVTSQHNAPINVVQRHVTLNNGDQGLTMLSTTNSSHTESITSNIKSGNTIMFNLRQDVLEKNKALSHLLESSHVLTSESKTVIQNTNALLSKEPSNSDLHVQDKELVVKTDAVITTVKDEKHRKVKIYMQMQIFI; translated from the exons ATGTGGCCGATGAGACACGAAACCATGACCCGCGATGAATGCAGAAAATGTTTACGATGTTTGG AGTTAGAAGCTTATGGAAATATGGTGTCTGTCTTACGTGCTCAAGGTCCTTTCACTAgtgaaaaacagaaattgttacaAGAACTTGCtaaagttttacatatttctaatGAACGACATCGTGCTGAAGTACGAAGAGCTGTTAATGATGAAAAATTAGCAACAATAGCTGAGCA GTTAAGTGGTCCAAATACTGGTACTGATTGGACTATTGAAGGCCGACGTGCTATTCCACTTTTACCAAGATTAAAGGCTCGATCTGCATTCACAACTTTAGCAAATAGCTTGTCCCTTGCAACAGTAGCAGCAAACAAAAGGAATCTTCATGTTCATGAGATAGCAGAGGATGCAAAAG ATATTAGAAATGAATCTCCTGTGAAGGTAAAAGTACAAGAAAACTCGTTTAGCAATCATGAGTTTGCATCTAGTGAAGATAAATTAAGCGATGAAAATGTTCTAACTGag GTCACTGAATCAGATAGGAATAAAGAAGTTAATAATCACAGCAATACCTCTgatagcagtgaaaaatatattatatctgagAAACGTAAACCCTCTTCTCCTCTCTCACCAGCACCTCCAAACAag GTTCTGGTAGTATCTTCAAGTTCAATAGGAACTTTTAATCATGGTACTGCTGATAAAGGATCGCTAGAAAATACTATTCATTTGTCACGAATACCTACAAATTCGTTACAGCATCAAAATGTCACTATAATaccattaaatattaattgtggAGAAAATATTACAG AATCTAAGGAATCAGTAGTACAAGAAAGTGCCAGTAACCATTCAGTAATTCCAGCTGGTAATTTTGTGAATACAGTAATCCCAGTAGGTACAAGTATTACTAAAGCTAAAGGAAGAGTAATTACAACGCAAAATAAGCTTAATACAAAAATCGGATCTGCAATTCTGGTGTCCGGTAATATGTCATGTACAacaggaaataaatttcagccTGATGTTCAAGATGTATCTACACAAGATAGTTTAA GTCCAAAAGTATCCGTATCACACACTTTACAAAAACCATCAAGTtcagaaaattcgaattcaGTTACAAGCAGCACAAAGTGCATTGTGCCAGTAATACATTCTAACATAAAACCTCCAATACCTAAAACTATTACCTCCA GTAATTCACATCGACTGATGGCTGTTTGTCCTGTTACAACAGTATCTAATGGACCAGGGCCACCTCAGGCTAAGCAAATAACAACATTaacttgtaaaaaattatcttcaacGCTCAACAATCAAACCACTGCCAAG GGTGTTACactaaattctaataaaactGTAAATATATCTCACCATCCTGATACAAAATTAGGATCTAAAACAAACGTGATTGTTATACAAAAGGGTCAAACCAAAGGTGTTACTCTCTCTCAAGCAGGCAAG gAAGTATTAGGGAAAGTAATAATGGGTGGAAAAAGTTTGTGTGTCACGAGTCAACACAATGCTCCTATTAATGTGGTTCAGCGCCATGTTACATTGAATAATGGAGATCAAGGTCTAACTATGCTATCCACAACAAACTCATCTCATACAGAATCTATAACATCTAATATAAAg tCTGGTAATACTATTATGTTCAATCTTCGGCAGGATgttttggaaaaaaataaagcacTCTCTCATCTTCTTGAATCATCTCATGTTCTTACCTCTGAATCTAAGACTGTGATACAAAATACTAATGCTCTTCTTTCGAAGGAACCAAGTAACAGTGATTTACATGTACAGGATAAAGAGCTAGTTGTAAAAACCGATGCTGTAATTACTACTGTTAAAGATGAGAAACACAG gaaagtaaagatatatatgcaaatgcaaatttttatttaa
- the LOC122566825 gene encoding BRCA2-interacting transcriptional repressor EMSY isoform X3, with translation MWPMRHETMTRDECRKCLRCLELEAYGNMVSVLRAQGPFTSEKQKLLQELAKVLHISNERHRAEVRRAVNDEKLATIAEQLSGPNTGTDWTIEGRRAIPLLPRLKARSAFTTLANSLSLATVAANKRNLHVHEIAEDAKDIRNESPVKVKVQENSFSNHEFASSEDKLSDENVLTEVTESDRNKEVNNHSNTSDSSEKYIISEKRKPSSPLSPAPPNKVLVVSSSSIGTFNHGTADKGSLENTIHLSRIPTNSLQHQNVTIIPLNINCGENITESKESVVQESASNHSVIPAGNFVNTVIPVGTSITKAKGRVITTQNKLNTKIGSAILVSGNMSCTTGNKFQPDVQDVSTQDSLSPKVSVSHTLQKPSSSENSNSVTSSTKCIVPVIHSNIKPPIPKTITSSNSHRLMAVCPVTTVSNGPGPPQAKQITTLTCKKLSSTLNNQTTAKGVTLNSNKTVNISHHPDTKLGSKTNVIVIQKGQTKGVTLSQAGKEVLGKVIMGGKSLCVTSQHNAPINVVQRHVTLNNGDQGLTMLSTTNSSHTESITSNIKSGNTIMFNLRQDVLEKNKALSHLLESSHVLTSESKTVIQNTNALLSKEPSNSDLHVQDKELVVKTDAVITTVKDEKHRLKYTQKYTLLESN, from the exons ATGTGGCCGATGAGACACGAAACCATGACCCGCGATGAATGCAGAAAATGTTTACGATGTTTGG AGTTAGAAGCTTATGGAAATATGGTGTCTGTCTTACGTGCTCAAGGTCCTTTCACTAgtgaaaaacagaaattgttacaAGAACTTGCtaaagttttacatatttctaatGAACGACATCGTGCTGAAGTACGAAGAGCTGTTAATGATGAAAAATTAGCAACAATAGCTGAGCA GTTAAGTGGTCCAAATACTGGTACTGATTGGACTATTGAAGGCCGACGTGCTATTCCACTTTTACCAAGATTAAAGGCTCGATCTGCATTCACAACTTTAGCAAATAGCTTGTCCCTTGCAACAGTAGCAGCAAACAAAAGGAATCTTCATGTTCATGAGATAGCAGAGGATGCAAAAG ATATTAGAAATGAATCTCCTGTGAAGGTAAAAGTACAAGAAAACTCGTTTAGCAATCATGAGTTTGCATCTAGTGAAGATAAATTAAGCGATGAAAATGTTCTAACTGag GTCACTGAATCAGATAGGAATAAAGAAGTTAATAATCACAGCAATACCTCTgatagcagtgaaaaatatattatatctgagAAACGTAAACCCTCTTCTCCTCTCTCACCAGCACCTCCAAACAag GTTCTGGTAGTATCTTCAAGTTCAATAGGAACTTTTAATCATGGTACTGCTGATAAAGGATCGCTAGAAAATACTATTCATTTGTCACGAATACCTACAAATTCGTTACAGCATCAAAATGTCACTATAATaccattaaatattaattgtggAGAAAATATTACAG AATCTAAGGAATCAGTAGTACAAGAAAGTGCCAGTAACCATTCAGTAATTCCAGCTGGTAATTTTGTGAATACAGTAATCCCAGTAGGTACAAGTATTACTAAAGCTAAAGGAAGAGTAATTACAACGCAAAATAAGCTTAATACAAAAATCGGATCTGCAATTCTGGTGTCCGGTAATATGTCATGTACAacaggaaataaatttcagccTGATGTTCAAGATGTATCTACACAAGATAGTTTAA GTCCAAAAGTATCCGTATCACACACTTTACAAAAACCATCAAGTtcagaaaattcgaattcaGTTACAAGCAGCACAAAGTGCATTGTGCCAGTAATACATTCTAACATAAAACCTCCAATACCTAAAACTATTACCTCCA GTAATTCACATCGACTGATGGCTGTTTGTCCTGTTACAACAGTATCTAATGGACCAGGGCCACCTCAGGCTAAGCAAATAACAACATTaacttgtaaaaaattatcttcaacGCTCAACAATCAAACCACTGCCAAG GGTGTTACactaaattctaataaaactGTAAATATATCTCACCATCCTGATACAAAATTAGGATCTAAAACAAACGTGATTGTTATACAAAAGGGTCAAACCAAAGGTGTTACTCTCTCTCAAGCAGGCAAG gAAGTATTAGGGAAAGTAATAATGGGTGGAAAAAGTTTGTGTGTCACGAGTCAACACAATGCTCCTATTAATGTGGTTCAGCGCCATGTTACATTGAATAATGGAGATCAAGGTCTAACTATGCTATCCACAACAAACTCATCTCATACAGAATCTATAACATCTAATATAAAg tCTGGTAATACTATTATGTTCAATCTTCGGCAGGATgttttggaaaaaaataaagcacTCTCTCATCTTCTTGAATCATCTCATGTTCTTACCTCTGAATCTAAGACTGTGATACAAAATACTAATGCTCTTCTTTCGAAGGAACCAAGTAACAGTGATTTACATGTACAGGATAAAGAGCTAGTTGTAAAAACCGATGCTGTAATTACTACTGTTAAAGATGAGAAACACAG ATTGAAATATACCCAAAAATATACGCTTCTTGAGTCGAATTAA
- the LOC122566825 gene encoding BRCA2-interacting transcriptional repressor EMSY isoform X8: protein MWPMRHETMTRDECRKCLRCLELEAYGNMVSVLRAQGPFTSEKQKLLQELAKVLHISNERHRAEVRRAVNDEKLATIAEQLSGPNTGTDWTIEGRRAIPLLPRLKARSAFTTLANSLSLATVAANKRNLHVHEIAEDAKDIRNESPVKVKVQENSFSNHEFASSEDKLSDENVLTEVTESDRNKEVNNHSNTSDSSEKYIISEKRKPSSPLSPAPPNKVLVVSSSSIGTFNHGTADKGSLENTIHLSRIPTNSLQHQNVTIIPLNINCGENITESKESVVQESASNHSVIPAGNFVNTVIPVGTSITKAKGRVITTQNKLNTKIGSAILVSGNMSCTTGNKFQPDVQDVSTQDSLSPKVSVSHTLQKPSSSENSNSVTSSTKCIVPVIHSNIKPPIPKTITSSNSHRLMAVCPVTTVSNGPGPPQAKQITTLTCKKLSSTLNNQTTAKGVTLNSNKTVNISHHPDTKLGSKTNVIVIQKGQTKGVTLSQAGKEVLGKVIMGGKSLCVTSQHNAPINVVQRHVTLNNGDQGLTMLSTTNSSHTESITSNIKEPSNSDLHVQDKELVVKTDAVITTVKDEKHRLKYTQKYTLLESN from the exons ATGTGGCCGATGAGACACGAAACCATGACCCGCGATGAATGCAGAAAATGTTTACGATGTTTGG AGTTAGAAGCTTATGGAAATATGGTGTCTGTCTTACGTGCTCAAGGTCCTTTCACTAgtgaaaaacagaaattgttacaAGAACTTGCtaaagttttacatatttctaatGAACGACATCGTGCTGAAGTACGAAGAGCTGTTAATGATGAAAAATTAGCAACAATAGCTGAGCA GTTAAGTGGTCCAAATACTGGTACTGATTGGACTATTGAAGGCCGACGTGCTATTCCACTTTTACCAAGATTAAAGGCTCGATCTGCATTCACAACTTTAGCAAATAGCTTGTCCCTTGCAACAGTAGCAGCAAACAAAAGGAATCTTCATGTTCATGAGATAGCAGAGGATGCAAAAG ATATTAGAAATGAATCTCCTGTGAAGGTAAAAGTACAAGAAAACTCGTTTAGCAATCATGAGTTTGCATCTAGTGAAGATAAATTAAGCGATGAAAATGTTCTAACTGag GTCACTGAATCAGATAGGAATAAAGAAGTTAATAATCACAGCAATACCTCTgatagcagtgaaaaatatattatatctgagAAACGTAAACCCTCTTCTCCTCTCTCACCAGCACCTCCAAACAag GTTCTGGTAGTATCTTCAAGTTCAATAGGAACTTTTAATCATGGTACTGCTGATAAAGGATCGCTAGAAAATACTATTCATTTGTCACGAATACCTACAAATTCGTTACAGCATCAAAATGTCACTATAATaccattaaatattaattgtggAGAAAATATTACAG AATCTAAGGAATCAGTAGTACAAGAAAGTGCCAGTAACCATTCAGTAATTCCAGCTGGTAATTTTGTGAATACAGTAATCCCAGTAGGTACAAGTATTACTAAAGCTAAAGGAAGAGTAATTACAACGCAAAATAAGCTTAATACAAAAATCGGATCTGCAATTCTGGTGTCCGGTAATATGTCATGTACAacaggaaataaatttcagccTGATGTTCAAGATGTATCTACACAAGATAGTTTAA GTCCAAAAGTATCCGTATCACACACTTTACAAAAACCATCAAGTtcagaaaattcgaattcaGTTACAAGCAGCACAAAGTGCATTGTGCCAGTAATACATTCTAACATAAAACCTCCAATACCTAAAACTATTACCTCCA GTAATTCACATCGACTGATGGCTGTTTGTCCTGTTACAACAGTATCTAATGGACCAGGGCCACCTCAGGCTAAGCAAATAACAACATTaacttgtaaaaaattatcttcaacGCTCAACAATCAAACCACTGCCAAG GGTGTTACactaaattctaataaaactGTAAATATATCTCACCATCCTGATACAAAATTAGGATCTAAAACAAACGTGATTGTTATACAAAAGGGTCAAACCAAAGGTGTTACTCTCTCTCAAGCAGGCAAG gAAGTATTAGGGAAAGTAATAATGGGTGGAAAAAGTTTGTGTGTCACGAGTCAACACAATGCTCCTATTAATGTGGTTCAGCGCCATGTTACATTGAATAATGGAGATCAAGGTCTAACTATGCTATCCACAACAAACTCATCTCATACAGAATCTATAACATCTAATATAAAg GAACCAAGTAACAGTGATTTACATGTACAGGATAAAGAGCTAGTTGTAAAAACCGATGCTGTAATTACTACTGTTAAAGATGAGAAACACAG ATTGAAATATACCCAAAAATATACGCTTCTTGAGTCGAATTAA
- the LOC122566825 gene encoding BRCA2-interacting transcriptional repressor EMSY isoform X9: MWPMRHETMTRDECRKCLRCLELEAYGNMVSVLRAQGPFTSEKQKLLQELAKVLHISNERHRAEVRRAVNDEKLATIAEQLSGPNTGTDWTIEGRRAIPLLPRLKARSAFTTLANSLSLATVAANKRNLHVHEIAEDAKDIRNESPVKVKVQENSFSNHEFASSEDKLSDENVLTEVTESDRNKEVNNHSNTSDSSEKYIISEKRKPSSPLSPAPPNKVLVVSSSSIGTFNHGTADKGSLENTIHLSRIPTNSLQHQNVTIIPLNINCGENITESKESVVQESASNHSVIPAGNFVNTVIPVGTSITKAKGRVITTQNKLNTKIGSAILVSGNMSCTTGNKFQPDVQDVSTQDSLSPKVSVSHTLQKPSSSENSNSVTSSTKCIVPVIHSNIKPPIPKTITSSNSHRLMAVCPVTTVSNGPGPPQAKQITTLTCKKLSSTLNNQTTAKGVTLNSNKTVNISHHPDTKLGSKTNVIVIQKGQTKGVTLSQAGKEVLGKVIMGGKSLCVTSQHNAPINVVQRHVTLNNGDQGLTMLSTTNSSHTESITSNIKEPSNSDLHVQDKELVVKTDAVITTVKDEKHRKVKIYMQMQIFI; this comes from the exons ATGTGGCCGATGAGACACGAAACCATGACCCGCGATGAATGCAGAAAATGTTTACGATGTTTGG AGTTAGAAGCTTATGGAAATATGGTGTCTGTCTTACGTGCTCAAGGTCCTTTCACTAgtgaaaaacagaaattgttacaAGAACTTGCtaaagttttacatatttctaatGAACGACATCGTGCTGAAGTACGAAGAGCTGTTAATGATGAAAAATTAGCAACAATAGCTGAGCA GTTAAGTGGTCCAAATACTGGTACTGATTGGACTATTGAAGGCCGACGTGCTATTCCACTTTTACCAAGATTAAAGGCTCGATCTGCATTCACAACTTTAGCAAATAGCTTGTCCCTTGCAACAGTAGCAGCAAACAAAAGGAATCTTCATGTTCATGAGATAGCAGAGGATGCAAAAG ATATTAGAAATGAATCTCCTGTGAAGGTAAAAGTACAAGAAAACTCGTTTAGCAATCATGAGTTTGCATCTAGTGAAGATAAATTAAGCGATGAAAATGTTCTAACTGag GTCACTGAATCAGATAGGAATAAAGAAGTTAATAATCACAGCAATACCTCTgatagcagtgaaaaatatattatatctgagAAACGTAAACCCTCTTCTCCTCTCTCACCAGCACCTCCAAACAag GTTCTGGTAGTATCTTCAAGTTCAATAGGAACTTTTAATCATGGTACTGCTGATAAAGGATCGCTAGAAAATACTATTCATTTGTCACGAATACCTACAAATTCGTTACAGCATCAAAATGTCACTATAATaccattaaatattaattgtggAGAAAATATTACAG AATCTAAGGAATCAGTAGTACAAGAAAGTGCCAGTAACCATTCAGTAATTCCAGCTGGTAATTTTGTGAATACAGTAATCCCAGTAGGTACAAGTATTACTAAAGCTAAAGGAAGAGTAATTACAACGCAAAATAAGCTTAATACAAAAATCGGATCTGCAATTCTGGTGTCCGGTAATATGTCATGTACAacaggaaataaatttcagccTGATGTTCAAGATGTATCTACACAAGATAGTTTAA GTCCAAAAGTATCCGTATCACACACTTTACAAAAACCATCAAGTtcagaaaattcgaattcaGTTACAAGCAGCACAAAGTGCATTGTGCCAGTAATACATTCTAACATAAAACCTCCAATACCTAAAACTATTACCTCCA GTAATTCACATCGACTGATGGCTGTTTGTCCTGTTACAACAGTATCTAATGGACCAGGGCCACCTCAGGCTAAGCAAATAACAACATTaacttgtaaaaaattatcttcaacGCTCAACAATCAAACCACTGCCAAG GGTGTTACactaaattctaataaaactGTAAATATATCTCACCATCCTGATACAAAATTAGGATCTAAAACAAACGTGATTGTTATACAAAAGGGTCAAACCAAAGGTGTTACTCTCTCTCAAGCAGGCAAG gAAGTATTAGGGAAAGTAATAATGGGTGGAAAAAGTTTGTGTGTCACGAGTCAACACAATGCTCCTATTAATGTGGTTCAGCGCCATGTTACATTGAATAATGGAGATCAAGGTCTAACTATGCTATCCACAACAAACTCATCTCATACAGAATCTATAACATCTAATATAAAg GAACCAAGTAACAGTGATTTACATGTACAGGATAAAGAGCTAGTTGTAAAAACCGATGCTGTAATTACTACTGTTAAAGATGAGAAACACAG gaaagtaaagatatatatgcaaatgcaaatttttatttaa
- the LOC122566825 gene encoding BRCA2-interacting transcriptional repressor EMSY isoform X11, which produces MWPMRHETMTRDECRKCLRCLELEAYGNMVSVLRAQGPFTSEKQKLLQELAKVLHISNERHRAEVRRAVNDEKLATIAEQLSGPNTGTDWTIEGRRAIPLLPRLKARSAFTTLANSLSLATVAANKRNLHVHEIAEDAKDIRNESPVKVKVQENSFSNHEFASSEDKLSDENVLTEVTESDRNKEVNNHSNTSDSSEKYIISEKRKPSSPLSPAPPNKVLVVSSSSIGTFNHGTADKGSLENTIHLSRIPTNSLQHQNVTIIPLNINCGENITESKESVVQESASNHSVIPAGNFVNTVIPVGTSITKAKGRVITTQNKLNTKIGSAILVSGNMSCTTGNKFQPDVQDVSTQDSLSPKVSVSHTLQKPSSSENSNSVTSSTKCIVPVIHSNIKPPIPKTITSSNSHRLMAVCPVTTVSNGPGPPQAKQITTLTCKKLSSTLNNQTTAKGVTLNSNKTVNISHHPDTKLGSKTNVIVIQKGQTKGVTLSQAGKEVLGKVIMGGKSLCVTSQHNAPINVVQRHVTLNNGDQGLTMLSTTNSSHTESITSNIKDKELVVKTDAVITTVKDEKHRKVKIYMQMQIFI; this is translated from the exons ATGTGGCCGATGAGACACGAAACCATGACCCGCGATGAATGCAGAAAATGTTTACGATGTTTGG AGTTAGAAGCTTATGGAAATATGGTGTCTGTCTTACGTGCTCAAGGTCCTTTCACTAgtgaaaaacagaaattgttacaAGAACTTGCtaaagttttacatatttctaatGAACGACATCGTGCTGAAGTACGAAGAGCTGTTAATGATGAAAAATTAGCAACAATAGCTGAGCA GTTAAGTGGTCCAAATACTGGTACTGATTGGACTATTGAAGGCCGACGTGCTATTCCACTTTTACCAAGATTAAAGGCTCGATCTGCATTCACAACTTTAGCAAATAGCTTGTCCCTTGCAACAGTAGCAGCAAACAAAAGGAATCTTCATGTTCATGAGATAGCAGAGGATGCAAAAG ATATTAGAAATGAATCTCCTGTGAAGGTAAAAGTACAAGAAAACTCGTTTAGCAATCATGAGTTTGCATCTAGTGAAGATAAATTAAGCGATGAAAATGTTCTAACTGag GTCACTGAATCAGATAGGAATAAAGAAGTTAATAATCACAGCAATACCTCTgatagcagtgaaaaatatattatatctgagAAACGTAAACCCTCTTCTCCTCTCTCACCAGCACCTCCAAACAag GTTCTGGTAGTATCTTCAAGTTCAATAGGAACTTTTAATCATGGTACTGCTGATAAAGGATCGCTAGAAAATACTATTCATTTGTCACGAATACCTACAAATTCGTTACAGCATCAAAATGTCACTATAATaccattaaatattaattgtggAGAAAATATTACAG AATCTAAGGAATCAGTAGTACAAGAAAGTGCCAGTAACCATTCAGTAATTCCAGCTGGTAATTTTGTGAATACAGTAATCCCAGTAGGTACAAGTATTACTAAAGCTAAAGGAAGAGTAATTACAACGCAAAATAAGCTTAATACAAAAATCGGATCTGCAATTCTGGTGTCCGGTAATATGTCATGTACAacaggaaataaatttcagccTGATGTTCAAGATGTATCTACACAAGATAGTTTAA GTCCAAAAGTATCCGTATCACACACTTTACAAAAACCATCAAGTtcagaaaattcgaattcaGTTACAAGCAGCACAAAGTGCATTGTGCCAGTAATACATTCTAACATAAAACCTCCAATACCTAAAACTATTACCTCCA GTAATTCACATCGACTGATGGCTGTTTGTCCTGTTACAACAGTATCTAATGGACCAGGGCCACCTCAGGCTAAGCAAATAACAACATTaacttgtaaaaaattatcttcaacGCTCAACAATCAAACCACTGCCAAG GGTGTTACactaaattctaataaaactGTAAATATATCTCACCATCCTGATACAAAATTAGGATCTAAAACAAACGTGATTGTTATACAAAAGGGTCAAACCAAAGGTGTTACTCTCTCTCAAGCAGGCAAG gAAGTATTAGGGAAAGTAATAATGGGTGGAAAAAGTTTGTGTGTCACGAGTCAACACAATGCTCCTATTAATGTGGTTCAGCGCCATGTTACATTGAATAATGGAGATCAAGGTCTAACTATGCTATCCACAACAAACTCATCTCATACAGAATCTATAACATCTAATATAAAg GATAAAGAGCTAGTTGTAAAAACCGATGCTGTAATTACTACTGTTAAAGATGAGAAACACAG gaaagtaaagatatatatgcaaatgcaaatttttatttaa